One window from the genome of Pseudonocardia hierapolitana encodes:
- a CDS encoding M13 family metallopeptidase — protein sequence MTTSAIRSGLDLRWVDPAIRPQDDLFGHVNGTWLRTHVIPDDRAQDGAFRALYDKAEEDVRAIIEEADGEPGTDARKIADLYASFMDVERIEALGTAPLKPLLDEVAAAEDRAALAEVLGRRQREARTALFGAFVSTDPKNATRYLVQLEQSGLGLPDESYYREDAYAEIRKAYVTHLARLAELVGLPDPAGLAERVLDLETALAAASWDRVTNRDAEKTYTLMTLPALRQNAPEFDWEPWLAAFGAPEGAFDEIIVRQPSFVAAAAKLWAERPLSQWQEWLAIHTASACADYLTAAIVEEDFDFHGRTLSGTPQLRERWKRGVGVVQGALGEAVGKLYVDRHFPGEAKERMVQLVANLVEAYRQSISELDWMSPATRERALTKLGKFGSKIGYPEKWKDYSALEIRADDLLGNALRAGAWSTDFQLAKIGRPVDRDEWLMTPQTVNAYYHPRMNEIVFPAAILQPPFFDAAADDAANYGGIGAVIGHEIGHGFDDQGSKYDGDGNMTDWWEPGDRAEFERRAQALIDQYSALSPAGLPDHKVNGALTVGENIGDLGGLTIAIKAYEIALGGEQAPVIDGFTGLQRVLIGWAQVWRIVTREAEAIRRLAVDPHSPPDLRCNAVISNLDAFHEAFDVQPSDALYRAPAERVRIW from the coding sequence GTGACGACCTCGGCAATCCGCTCGGGGCTCGACCTGCGCTGGGTCGATCCCGCCATCCGCCCCCAGGACGACCTGTTCGGCCACGTCAACGGGACCTGGCTGCGCACGCACGTGATCCCCGACGACCGGGCGCAGGACGGTGCGTTCCGCGCGCTGTACGACAAGGCCGAGGAGGACGTGCGCGCGATCATCGAGGAGGCCGACGGCGAGCCGGGCACCGACGCGCGCAAGATCGCCGACCTGTACGCCTCCTTCATGGACGTCGAGCGGATCGAGGCGCTCGGCACGGCGCCGCTGAAGCCGCTCCTCGACGAGGTCGCGGCCGCCGAGGACCGCGCCGCGCTCGCCGAGGTGCTCGGCCGTCGCCAGCGGGAGGCGCGCACGGCGCTCTTCGGCGCGTTCGTCTCCACCGACCCCAAGAACGCCACGCGCTACCTGGTGCAGCTCGAGCAGTCCGGGCTGGGCCTGCCCGACGAGTCCTACTACCGCGAGGACGCCTACGCCGAGATCCGCAAGGCGTACGTCACGCACCTCGCGCGCCTCGCCGAGCTCGTCGGGCTGCCCGACCCGGCCGGGCTCGCCGAGCGCGTGCTGGACCTCGAAACCGCGCTCGCGGCCGCCTCGTGGGACCGCGTCACCAACCGCGACGCGGAGAAGACCTACACCCTCATGACGCTGCCGGCGCTGCGGCAGAACGCGCCCGAGTTCGACTGGGAGCCGTGGCTCGCGGCGTTCGGCGCTCCGGAGGGCGCCTTCGACGAGATCATCGTGCGGCAGCCGAGCTTCGTCGCCGCGGCCGCGAAGCTGTGGGCCGAGCGGCCGCTGTCGCAGTGGCAGGAGTGGCTCGCGATCCACACGGCCTCCGCCTGCGCCGACTACCTCACCGCGGCGATCGTCGAGGAGGACTTCGACTTCCACGGCCGCACGTTGTCGGGCACGCCACAGCTGCGGGAGCGGTGGAAGCGCGGGGTCGGCGTCGTCCAGGGGGCGCTCGGGGAGGCGGTCGGCAAGCTCTACGTCGACCGGCACTTCCCCGGCGAGGCGAAGGAACGGATGGTCCAGCTCGTCGCCAACCTCGTCGAGGCCTACCGGCAGAGCATCAGCGAGCTGGACTGGATGAGCCCGGCCACGCGCGAGCGGGCGCTGACCAAGCTCGGGAAGTTCGGTTCCAAGATCGGTTACCCGGAGAAGTGGAAGGACTACTCGGCCCTGGAGATCCGGGCCGACGACCTGCTCGGCAACGCGCTGCGCGCGGGAGCCTGGTCCACCGACTTCCAGCTCGCCAAGATCGGCCGGCCGGTGGACCGCGACGAGTGGCTGATGACGCCGCAGACCGTCAACGCCTACTACCACCCGCGGATGAACGAGATCGTCTTCCCGGCCGCGATCCTGCAGCCGCCGTTCTTCGACGCGGCGGCCGACGACGCGGCCAACTACGGCGGGATCGGCGCCGTCATCGGGCACGAGATCGGGCACGGGTTCGACGACCAGGGCTCCAAGTACGACGGCGACGGCAACATGACCGACTGGTGGGAGCCGGGCGACCGCGCCGAGTTCGAGCGCCGCGCCCAGGCGCTGATCGACCAGTACAGCGCGCTGTCCCCCGCCGGGCTGCCCGACCACAAGGTCAACGGCGCGCTCACCGTCGGCGAGAACATCGGCGACCTCGGTGGGCTGACCATCGCGATCAAGGCGTACGAGATCGCGCTGGGCGGCGAGCAGGCGCCGGTGATCGACGGATTCACCGGGCTGCAGCGGGTGCTCATCGGCTGGGCGCAGGTGTGGCGGATCGTCACCCGCGAGGCCGAGGCGATCCGGCGGCTCGCCGTCGACCCGCACTCGCCGCCCGACCTGCGCTGCAACGCCGTCATCTCGAACCTCGACGCCTTCCACGAGGCGTTCGACGTGCAGCCCTCCGACGCGCTCTACCGGGCGCCTGCGGAGCGGGTGCGCATCTGGTGA
- a CDS encoding DUF5134 domain-containing protein, with amino-acid sequence MMALVFTAAFAVAGLSSMVRLFRPVAGGGRIAAFSHLLTSIAMIGMAWGWPGPGTSVGIVQLAVFGLLAAVFVLRVLRPVGHGRGASANHLLDLVAMVWMLGAVPWLMGADHASHSHDLAAVPVWMQVVTLAFLVLLGNAALASVVEEHRSSPDPAGAVSRLDAAGRVLMSGGMAGMLLTML; translated from the coding sequence ATGATGGCGCTCGTGTTCACGGCTGCTTTCGCCGTGGCCGGGCTGTCGTCGATGGTCCGGCTGTTCCGGCCGGTCGCAGGCGGGGGCCGGATCGCCGCGTTCTCGCACCTGCTGACGAGCATCGCGATGATCGGGATGGCGTGGGGGTGGCCGGGGCCCGGCACCTCCGTCGGCATCGTGCAGCTCGCGGTGTTCGGGCTGCTCGCCGCCGTGTTCGTCCTGCGTGTCCTGCGTCCGGTCGGACACGGGCGGGGCGCCAGCGCCAACCACCTGCTCGACCTGGTGGCGATGGTGTGGATGCTCGGGGCGGTGCCCTGGCTGATGGGCGCCGACCACGCATCCCATTCGCACGACCTCGCTGCGGTCCCGGTGTGGATGCAGGTGGTCACCCTCGCCTTCCTGGTGCTGCTCGGAAACGCCGCGCTCGCCTCCGTCGTCGAGGAGCACCGCAGCTCACCGGACCCGGCCGGGGCGGTCTCGCGGCTCGATGCGGCCGGCCGCGTCCTGATGAGCGGGGGCATGGCCGGGATGCTCCTGACCATGCTCTAG
- a CDS encoding DUF899 domain-containing protein, protein MKTPPIVSPEEWEAARQRLLVKEKELTRARDAMAAERRRMPWVAVEKEYRFVGPEGEVSLLDLFEGRRQLVVYRAFFEPGVFGWPDHACRGCSLVTADQVGHLAHLHARDTSLAFVSRASQPDIERLKARMGWSMPWYTMTDGFDADFGVAEWHGTNAFIRDGDRVFRTYFINARGDEALGSTWSYLDMTALGRQEEWEDSPEGYPQTKPYEWWNWHDEYGDADGSRAWLAKLAEVGDAGRSG, encoded by the coding sequence ATGAAGACTCCCCCGATCGTCTCGCCAGAGGAGTGGGAGGCCGCGCGCCAGCGGCTGCTCGTGAAGGAGAAGGAGCTGACCCGCGCCCGGGACGCGATGGCCGCCGAGCGGAGGCGGATGCCGTGGGTTGCGGTGGAGAAGGAGTACCGGTTCGTCGGGCCCGAGGGCGAGGTGAGCCTGCTCGACCTGTTCGAGGGCCGTCGTCAGCTGGTCGTGTACCGCGCGTTCTTCGAGCCGGGCGTGTTCGGCTGGCCCGACCACGCGTGCAGGGGCTGTTCCCTCGTCACCGCCGACCAGGTCGGCCACCTCGCGCACCTGCACGCCCGCGACACCTCGCTCGCCTTCGTCTCGCGTGCGTCGCAGCCGGACATCGAGCGGCTGAAGGCGCGGATGGGGTGGTCGATGCCCTGGTACACGATGACCGACGGGTTCGACGCCGACTTCGGCGTGGCCGAGTGGCACGGCACGAACGCGTTCATCCGCGACGGCGACCGCGTCTTCCGCACGTACTTCATCAACGCCCGCGGCGACGAGGCGCTGGGGAGTACCTGGAGCTACCTCGACATGACCGCGCTCGGGCGGCAGGAGGAGTGGGAGGACTCGCCGGAGGGCTACCCGCAGACCAAGCCGTACGAATGGTGGAACTGGCACGACGAGTACGGCGACGCCGACGGGTCGCGGGCGTGGCTGGCCAAGCTCGCCGAGGTCGGTGACGCGGGGCGCAGCGGCTGA
- a CDS encoding dodecin has translation MDHVYRVTEIVGSSSNSLDEAIRHGIDRATQTLRNVDWFEVTEIRGAVQDNRLSYFQVGMKIGFRLEDG, from the coding sequence ATGGACCACGTCTATCGCGTCACCGAGATCGTCGGCAGCAGCTCCAACAGCCTCGACGAGGCGATCCGCCACGGAATCGACCGGGCCACGCAGACGCTGCGCAACGTCGACTGGTTCGAGGTCACCGAGATCCGCGGGGCGGTGCAGGACAACCGGTTGAGCTACTTCCAGGTCGGGATGAAGATCGGGTTCCGGCTCGAGGACGGCTGA
- a CDS encoding aminotransferase class IV: MDELASVNGTIGRAEEMTIPVTDDGLLRGDGVFEVARLYGGRPFAWDEHLARLERSAANVRLEFDLDAAKAEVDALLARAGAVDGTIRLLITRGGRRVAILSPLPERLPSARLATVRYAPTRVLDAVKSLSYAANMLAGRLAREADADEALLVTPHGRVLEAPTSAFFYVLDGRLHTPPLTEHILDSITRRHVIALTDATERVLHCEQLPELEEAFLASTTREVQPVSAIDGRPLPSVPGPQTAAAAEALRRHIAES, encoded by the coding sequence GTGGACGAGCTGGCATCCGTCAATGGCACCATCGGCCGCGCCGAGGAGATGACGATCCCGGTCACCGACGACGGCCTGCTGCGCGGCGACGGCGTGTTCGAGGTGGCCCGCCTCTACGGCGGCCGCCCCTTCGCGTGGGACGAGCACCTCGCCCGGCTCGAACGGTCGGCGGCGAACGTACGGCTGGAGTTCGACCTGGACGCCGCCAAGGCCGAGGTCGACGCGCTGCTGGCGCGGGCGGGTGCGGTCGACGGGACGATCCGGCTGCTGATCACGCGCGGCGGGCGGCGGGTGGCCATCCTCAGCCCGCTCCCGGAACGCCTCCCCAGCGCGCGGCTCGCCACCGTCCGGTACGCCCCGACCCGCGTCCTCGACGCCGTCAAGTCGCTCTCCTACGCCGCGAACATGCTCGCCGGCCGCCTGGCCCGGGAAGCCGACGCCGACGAGGCGCTGCTGGTCACCCCGCACGGGCGCGTGCTCGAGGCGCCGACATCGGCGTTCTTCTACGTGCTCGACGGCAGGCTGCACACCCCACCGCTGACAGAGCACATCCTCGACTCGATCACCCGCCGCCACGTCATCGCGCTCACCGACGCCACCGAGCGCGTCCTGCACTGCGAGCAGCTCCCGGAGCTGGAGGAGGCGTTCCTGGCCTCCACCACGCGCGAGGTGCAGCCGGTGTCCGCGATCGACGGACGGCCGCTCCCGTCCGTGCCGGGGCCGCAGACGGCGGCGGCCGCCGAGGCGTTGCGGCGCCACATCGCCGAGAGCTGA
- a CDS encoding type I restriction-modification system subunit M/S codes for MTRAVRLVSATDVARLAGVGPAAVSNWRKRHLTFPDPRRTGGQEMFAFSEIAEWLGARRIPKNGLRPDEHPGTTYGDRFLRNSGMPIEAAHAVEPPPAQREPDVVSAMWSAMDKVRGFLDIDSAFDLFEALLILKLRHRRLWRGVTQEPRSDVLRDALDRALQDQARISLPQQVVDQVRDAGRERVLSLLVHVVDAFAIPTDKGDVARFLLELQGRMASATGRRGDTYTPLSVTRVMVGVTAPTSSDRVYDPFCRSGELLLGAALHVWGSSAESGRVSLTGHAASERHAQRTSMSAALAGIDIDVIRSMVLEAGVGIENEFDVVLANPPFGLTNWTSQAPTLDKRWRYGEPPPHNANFAWLQHAAAALRPGGRAAVLMANAATTTENRSEAAIRARMVEAGVVECVIALPPGLFTSTGIPVTLWILRVPRQQTVPEVLFVDATHLGSIRDRSRRELGDEDVEQIVGAYHGWRDSGGTAGYEPPRGLARSARVEEIRERRFVLNPRSYVETATVVPGVASGMRTVADVRSELTELGNRARELDRVLDDRLSRVDEEDVFRRGLPSGWQKVLLGDVCDILAGPGYVARLMGRESPWRLVVPRTIRYNALAGDTEFVGEGESARLSRYRLDEGDVVCVRTGEPGRVGLVAPAEEGWFLGPGCIRLRPRHPVDSSYLTYYLGTPEARDWIDRNSSGSAVRSISSRTLADLPVALPAMPVQQAVGGLLGAVDANAMLHDRLGSLVVEVRELLLASLVSGLRRSESD; via the coding sequence ATGACGAGAGCCGTTCGTCTGGTTTCCGCTACGGATGTGGCGCGGTTGGCGGGGGTCGGCCCTGCTGCCGTCAGCAACTGGCGGAAGCGGCATCTCACCTTTCCGGACCCCAGGCGGACGGGTGGCCAGGAGATGTTCGCCTTCAGTGAGATCGCAGAGTGGCTGGGAGCCCGTCGAATCCCGAAGAACGGGTTGAGGCCCGATGAGCATCCGGGCACCACGTACGGCGACCGGTTCCTGAGGAACAGCGGCATGCCGATCGAGGCCGCGCACGCGGTCGAGCCGCCTCCGGCGCAGCGCGAGCCGGATGTCGTCAGCGCGATGTGGTCAGCCATGGACAAGGTGCGCGGGTTCCTCGACATCGATTCGGCGTTCGACCTGTTCGAGGCCCTGCTGATCCTCAAGCTCCGGCATCGGCGGCTCTGGAGAGGGGTGACGCAGGAGCCGCGGTCCGACGTGCTGCGTGATGCGCTGGATCGCGCCCTGCAGGACCAGGCACGCATATCGCTACCCCAGCAGGTCGTGGACCAGGTGCGGGATGCCGGGCGTGAGCGCGTGCTCTCCCTGCTCGTCCACGTCGTCGACGCGTTCGCCATTCCTACCGACAAGGGCGACGTCGCTCGCTTCCTCCTCGAACTGCAGGGGCGGATGGCCTCCGCGACGGGGCGACGGGGGGACACCTACACGCCGCTCTCCGTGACGCGCGTCATGGTCGGCGTGACGGCGCCGACCTCTTCGGATCGGGTGTACGACCCCTTCTGCCGGTCCGGGGAGCTGCTCCTAGGCGCAGCCCTCCATGTGTGGGGCAGCTCGGCGGAATCAGGACGCGTCTCGCTGACGGGCCATGCCGCAAGCGAGCGTCATGCTCAACGCACGTCGATGAGCGCCGCGCTCGCCGGGATCGACATCGATGTCATCCGGTCGATGGTGCTCGAGGCCGGCGTCGGAATCGAGAACGAGTTCGACGTCGTACTCGCCAACCCGCCCTTCGGTCTGACGAATTGGACGTCGCAGGCTCCCACGCTCGACAAGCGGTGGCGGTACGGTGAGCCTCCGCCCCACAACGCGAACTTCGCATGGCTGCAGCACGCGGCGGCGGCGCTCCGTCCCGGCGGTCGGGCCGCCGTCCTGATGGCGAATGCCGCCACTACCACTGAGAACCGGTCCGAAGCCGCCATCAGGGCGAGGATGGTCGAGGCCGGTGTCGTCGAATGTGTGATCGCGCTCCCTCCGGGATTGTTCACCTCCACAGGTATCCCGGTGACGCTTTGGATCCTGCGGGTGCCTCGGCAGCAGACCGTCCCCGAAGTGCTTTTCGTCGATGCGACGCACCTGGGATCGATCCGCGATCGCAGCCGGCGGGAGCTCGGCGACGAGGATGTCGAGCAGATCGTCGGCGCGTACCACGGCTGGCGCGACAGCGGAGGAACGGCCGGGTACGAGCCGCCGCGTGGGCTCGCCCGGAGCGCGCGGGTCGAGGAGATCCGTGAGCGCAGATTCGTCCTGAACCCGCGTTCGTACGTCGAGACCGCAACGGTCGTGCCAGGCGTTGCTTCGGGGATGCGAACGGTCGCCGACGTGAGATCAGAGCTGACCGAGCTCGGGAATCGGGCAAGGGAGCTCGACCGGGTGCTCGACGACAGGCTCTCACGCGTCGATGAGGAGGACGTCTTCCGGCGAGGGCTTCCGTCGGGATGGCAGAAGGTCCTGTTGGGCGATGTTTGCGACATCCTGGCCGGACCCGGGTACGTGGCCAGGCTCATGGGGCGCGAATCGCCATGGCGGCTCGTCGTGCCCCGCACCATCCGCTACAACGCTCTGGCCGGAGACACGGAGTTCGTCGGGGAGGGGGAGAGTGCGAGGTTGTCGCGTTACCGGCTGGATGAAGGTGATGTGGTCTGCGTCCGCACGGGCGAACCAGGCAGGGTCGGCCTGGTCGCACCCGCGGAAGAGGGCTGGTTCCTGGGGCCCGGCTGCATTCGGCTCCGCCCGCGGCATCCCGTCGACTCCTCGTATCTGACGTACTACCTCGGGACGCCCGAGGCCCGGGACTGGATTGATCGGAACAGCTCCGGGTCTGCAGTCCGTTCGATCAGCTCGAGAACTCTGGCCGATCTTCCCGTCGCTCTGCCGGCGATGCCTGTGCAGCAGGCCGTAGGAGGGCTCCTCGGGGCCGTCGACGCGAATGCCATGCTCCACGACCGGCTCGGCTCGCTCGTCGTCGAGGTCCGGGAACTGCTGCTGGCCTCGCTGGTGAGCGGACTGCGGAGATCGGAGAGCGACTGA
- a CDS encoding ADP-ribosylglycohydrolase family protein, translating into MGAGFDIDRVVGTLLGVAVGDALGVPYEYGSRPLPGPGEQARMLGGGLGDYAPGQWSDDTEMTSVIAQVAARHADLREKAALDAIAAGFLRWHADGPADIGVQTRSVLGPMGGTPEDGAAGRMLMRAAEVHASTGRSAGNGSLMRTAPVALAHLGDRAAIAAAARVVSALTHHDPQAGDACVLWCLAIDHAVRTGELDVRAGLDLVGPQWPGVLDEAEQAPPERFASSNGWVVAALQAAWSAIVHTSGLVDGLQAAVRGGGDTDTVAAIAGGLLGAAHGASAVPDEWRAAVHGWPGLRADDLTAMAEAIAGVGGRA; encoded by the coding sequence GTGGGAGCGGGATTCGACATCGATCGGGTCGTCGGCACGCTGCTCGGCGTCGCGGTGGGCGACGCGCTGGGCGTTCCCTACGAGTACGGCAGCAGGCCCCTTCCCGGGCCGGGCGAGCAGGCCCGCATGCTCGGCGGCGGGCTCGGCGACTACGCGCCGGGGCAGTGGAGCGACGACACCGAGATGACGAGCGTGATCGCGCAGGTGGCCGCCAGGCACGCCGACCTGCGTGAGAAGGCCGCACTCGATGCGATCGCCGCGGGCTTCCTGCGCTGGCACGCCGACGGCCCGGCGGACATCGGCGTCCAGACCCGTTCCGTGCTCGGGCCCATGGGAGGCACGCCGGAGGACGGGGCCGCAGGCCGGATGCTGATGCGCGCAGCCGAGGTCCACGCCTCGACCGGCCGCAGCGCCGGCAACGGCTCCTTGATGCGCACCGCACCCGTCGCGCTCGCGCACCTCGGTGACCGGGCCGCGATCGCGGCGGCCGCGCGCGTGGTGAGCGCACTGACCCACCACGACCCGCAGGCAGGCGACGCCTGTGTCCTGTGGTGCCTTGCCATCGACCACGCCGTCCGGACCGGCGAGCTCGACGTGCGGGCCGGGCTCGACCTCGTCGGGCCGCAGTGGCCGGGCGTGCTCGACGAGGCCGAGCAGGCCCCGCCGGAGCGGTTCGCGTCGTCGAACGGCTGGGTGGTCGCGGCGCTCCAGGCCGCGTGGTCGGCGATCGTGCACACGAGCGGTCTGGTGGACGGGCTGCAGGCGGCCGTGCGCGGGGGCGGGGACACCGACACCGTCGCGGCGATCGCGGGCGGGCTGCTCGGGGCGGCCCACGGCGCGAGCGCGGTGCCGGACGAGTGGCGGGCCGCCGTGCACGGGTGGCCGGGGCTGCGGGCCGACGACCTCACGGCCATGGCCGAGGCGATCGCCGGTGTCGGGGGCCGCGCGTAG
- a CDS encoding FAD-binding oxidoreductase: MSIETHRTAQALDLGRVAHELEIRLTGALHLPGDAGYERQREGFRGAPAVVVDAETVADVRATVLAARRSGLPLTVLSTGHGTVAAPDGGFLLRTSRVAQVLVDPDRRVARLGPGVRWSDVIAAAEPFGLAPLSGDTPSVGVVGYTLGGGLSWLSRKYGFAADSLLKAELVTADGRVVVADRRHHTDLFWAIRGGSGNFGVVTSLELRLYPVPSVYGGWAEFPVDGAERALRHLAEHGDELPDELSVSLMIGKESLVIRAVHAGRDGRAALQPLLDAAGTPVVDRFREMRYSEVSTIGGTPPITFAMYDELSEETIAAIVDQVVNGDVPAVEVKHWGGAIARPAHDDPGPVSHRDARFVMKIAAPAADAITASATGGSFLNFLHDTTRTHTAFTPENHRRLREVKTAYDPGNLFHRNHNIPPLG; this comes from the coding sequence ATGAGCATCGAGACCCACCGGACTGCGCAGGCCCTCGACCTCGGCCGGGTCGCCCACGAGCTGGAGATCCGGCTGACCGGAGCGCTGCACCTGCCCGGCGACGCCGGGTACGAGCGCCAACGCGAGGGCTTCCGCGGAGCACCGGCCGTCGTCGTCGACGCCGAGACCGTGGCCGACGTCCGCGCCACCGTCCTCGCCGCCCGCCGGAGCGGCCTCCCCCTCACCGTGCTGTCCACGGGCCACGGCACCGTCGCCGCACCGGACGGCGGGTTCCTGCTGCGCACCTCGCGGGTGGCGCAGGTGCTCGTCGACCCCGACCGCCGCGTCGCCCGCCTCGGGCCCGGCGTCCGCTGGAGCGACGTGATCGCCGCAGCGGAGCCGTTCGGGCTCGCCCCGCTCTCCGGGGACACGCCATCGGTCGGCGTCGTCGGCTACACCCTCGGCGGCGGCCTCTCGTGGCTGTCCCGCAAGTACGGTTTCGCCGCCGACAGCCTGCTCAAGGCCGAGCTCGTCACCGCGGACGGCCGCGTGGTCGTCGCGGACCGGCGCCACCACACCGACCTGTTCTGGGCGATCCGCGGCGGGAGCGGCAACTTCGGGGTCGTCACCTCGCTCGAGCTGCGGCTGTACCCCGTCCCGAGCGTCTACGGCGGCTGGGCCGAGTTCCCGGTCGACGGTGCCGAACGCGCGCTGCGCCACCTCGCCGAGCACGGCGACGAGCTGCCCGACGAGCTGTCGGTCTCGCTGATGATCGGCAAGGAATCACTGGTGATCCGCGCGGTGCACGCAGGCCGGGACGGTCGCGCCGCGCTGCAGCCGCTGCTCGACGCCGCCGGCACCCCGGTCGTGGACCGGTTCCGCGAGATGCGCTACTCCGAGGTGTCGACGATCGGAGGCACGCCCCCGATCACGTTCGCGATGTACGACGAGCTGTCGGAGGAGACGATCGCGGCGATCGTCGACCAGGTCGTGAACGGCGATGTCCCGGCCGTGGAGGTCAAGCACTGGGGCGGCGCGATCGCCCGCCCGGCCCACGACGACCCCGGCCCGGTCAGCCACCGCGACGCCCGGTTCGTCATGAAGATCGCCGCGCCGGCCGCCGACGCGATCACCGCCTCGGCCACCGGCGGCTCCTTCCTCAACTTCCTGCACGACACGACGCGGACGCACACCGCCTTCACTCCGGAGAACCACCGCCGGCTGCGGGAGGTGAAGACGGCCTACGACCCCGGGAACCTCTTCCACCGCAACCACAACATCCCGCCGCTCGGATAG
- a CDS encoding TfoX/Sxy family protein, with amino-acid sequence MAYDEDLAERIRDLLAGESDLSEQKMFGGLAFLLSGNMAVCASREGGILVRIDPAERERLLASTAAFPMVMGGRTMTGFLRVEPEDVRTEDQLATWVGRGAAHARTLPPK; translated from the coding sequence GTGGCGTACGACGAGGACCTGGCGGAGCGGATCCGCGACCTTCTGGCCGGCGAGTCGGACCTGTCCGAACAGAAGATGTTCGGCGGCCTGGCGTTCCTCCTGAGCGGCAACATGGCGGTCTGCGCCAGCCGCGAGGGCGGCATCCTGGTGCGCATCGATCCCGCCGAGCGCGAACGGCTCCTGGCGTCCACGGCCGCGTTCCCGATGGTGATGGGCGGACGCACCATGACGGGCTTCCTCCGCGTCGAGCCCGAGGACGTGCGCACCGAGGATCAGCTCGCCACGTGGGTCGGGCGCGGCGCCGCCCACGCGCGCACGTTGCCTCCGAAGTAG
- a CDS encoding ABC transporter substrate-binding protein, producing the protein MPSTVLAATRRDFLAILAAAALLPACSTDSGSGPAPATRTVQHPLGTTEVPVAPTRVVALDRRAALPHLLALGVTPIAALTYESIIGTPFPPVIAEQARDVAVLPVAGSADDPNLEAVAALQPDLVIGWTGGIEEKYAALSAIAPTVAVDVDFTDASVSLRAIAAALGREAEADAVISAFDERRAARLREIGEIGNVSVVLGIGNQQFRVYQPTGSSVARWLAEAGGRIVPDLASAIGEPYGDELVLISPENLGQVTGDTIVVMHNTGAAGEAALAELEGSPLWPTLPAVRAGRVVKVNSQESVGSYGFQGYDSVLDTLVDQWTALGAR; encoded by the coding sequence ATGCCCTCGACCGTGCTCGCTGCCACCCGCCGGGACTTCCTCGCGATCCTGGCCGCCGCAGCCCTGCTCCCCGCATGCTCGACCGATTCCGGGAGCGGGCCTGCACCGGCCACCCGCACCGTCCAGCACCCGCTCGGCACGACCGAGGTACCGGTGGCGCCGACGCGCGTGGTCGCGCTCGACCGCCGCGCCGCACTCCCCCACCTGCTCGCGCTCGGCGTCACACCGATCGCCGCCCTCACCTACGAGAGCATCATCGGCACCCCGTTCCCGCCGGTCATCGCCGAGCAGGCGCGGGACGTCGCGGTCCTGCCGGTCGCGGGCAGCGCCGACGACCCGAACCTCGAGGCCGTGGCCGCCCTGCAGCCGGACCTCGTGATCGGCTGGACGGGCGGCATCGAGGAGAAGTACGCGGCGCTGTCGGCGATCGCGCCCACCGTGGCCGTCGACGTGGACTTCACCGATGCCTCGGTCAGCCTCCGCGCGATCGCGGCGGCCCTGGGCCGTGAGGCGGAGGCCGACGCCGTGATCTCCGCGTTCGACGAGCGCCGCGCGGCGCGACTGCGGGAGATCGGCGAGATCGGGAACGTGTCGGTGGTGCTGGGCATCGGCAACCAACAGTTCCGCGTGTACCAGCCGACCGGGTCGTCGGTGGCCCGCTGGCTGGCCGAGGCGGGTGGGCGGATCGTCCCGGACCTCGCGTCCGCCATCGGGGAACCGTACGGGGACGAGCTCGTCCTGATCAGCCCGGAGAACCTCGGCCAGGTCACCGGGGACACGATCGTCGTCATGCACAACACCGGCGCCGCGGGCGAGGCCGCACTCGCCGAGCTGGAGGGCTCCCCGCTCTGGCCGACCCTGCCGGCCGTGCGGGCGGGGCGCGTCGTCAAGGTGAACTCGCAGGAGTCGGTGGGCTCGTACGGGTTCCAGGGCTACGACTCCGTGCTCGACACCCTCGTCGACCAGTGGACGGCGCTCGGGGCGCGGTAG